From a single Lates calcarifer isolate ASB-BC8 linkage group LG12, TLL_Latcal_v3, whole genome shotgun sequence genomic region:
- the zgc:109965 gene encoding nicalin-1-like — protein MVSESKTLLKETLMPVYVAPEDEQLLYMYEEVKQAAATRTSSIFIRVLRSMITATAFQILVSNNAPIKAITDNSIITLEGVLPGTGEDVPTIVITAHYDSYGLAPWLSYGADSNGSGVTILLELARLFQKLYSSSSTRPPYHLMFSLTGGGKYNFLGTKRWIEENLDHAESSLLHDNVAFVLCLDTLASGDELHMHVSRPPKPESPMHTFIHHLEEVVSSRFPWVKVGLVHKKINLVESTVAWEHERYSLRRIPGFTLSHLEDPKSELRGSILDTMSQVDFRKMKRNGIIIAEALAQYMYNLSDKGSPKDVQVFRGQMEFQDSRMSSLMSFLTSVPRATQLLDKEPSHILMVNSLEHEFKRYLQQVHRHNFRQDKRYHMTVKTYSKYSIFPTHFLHKLF, from the exons ATGGTGAGCGAGAGCAAGACCCTGCTGAAGGAGACCCTCATGCCAGTGTACGTGGCGCCTGAGGATGAGCAGCTGCTTTACATGTATGAGGAGGTCAAGCAGGCCGCAGCTACCCGAACCTCATCTATATTTATCCGAG TCCTTCGAAGTATGATCACAGCTACAGCCTTTCAGATCTTAGTAAGCAACAACGCCCCCATCAAGGCTATCACTGACAACTCTATAATCACACTGGAG GGAGTGCTTCCAGGAACAGGAGAAGATGTACCCACTATTGTCATCACTGCCCACTATGATTCATATGGGCTAGCCCCG TGGTTGTCTTATGGAGCAGACTCTAATGGCAGTGGGGTCACCATCCTGCTGGAACTAGCACGACTCTTCCAGAAGCTTTATAGCAGTTCAAGCACCAGACCACC atATCATTTAATGTTCTCCTTGACTGGAGGAGGAAAATACAACTTCCTTGGCACAAAGAGATGGATTGAAGAGAATCTGGACCACGCAG AGTCCAGCCTGCTCCATGACAATGTGgcatttgttctgtgtttggaTACACTGGCCAGCGGCGATGAACTGCACATGCACGTGTCCCGCCCTCCTAAACCTGAAAGTCCCATGCACACTTTCATTCATCACTTGGAGGAG GTAGTTTCCTCCAGATTTCCCTGGGTGAAGGTGGGTTTGGTCCATAAGAAGATCAATCTTGTGGAGTCCACAGTAGCCTGGGAGCATGAGCGCTACAGTCTGCGCAGGATCCCTGGTTTCACTCTGTCTCATCTGGAGGACCCCAAATCTGAGCTGCGTGGCTCCATACTAGATACAAT GTCACAAGTGGATTTCAGGAAAATGAAGCGTAATGGCATCATCATAGCAGAAGCACTGGCACAGTACATGTACAATCTCTCTGACAAG GGTTCACCCAAAGATGTGCAGGTTTTTAGGGGCCAAATG GAGTTTCAGGACAGTCGCATGTCCAGTCTGATGTCCTTCCTGACGTCAGTCCCCCGGGCAACCCAGCTGTTGGATAAGGAGCCCAGTCACATCCTGATGGTCAACTCGCTGGAGCATGAATTTAAACGCTACTTACAGCAAGTCCACAGACACAATTTTCGACAGGACAAGAGGTATCACATGAcagtaaaaacatacagtaaatatagtaTATTCCCAACACATTTCCTTCACAAACTATTTTAA
- the fam219aa gene encoding LOW QUALITY PROTEIN: protein FAM219A (The sequence of the model RefSeq protein was modified relative to this genomic sequence to represent the inferred CDS: inserted 2 bases in 1 codon) produces MMEEIDRFQVPPVNGETQPLDPAASSTSEADPDSKXVETVAMNYKPSPLQVQIEKQRDLARKGSVKNGTVGSPVNQQPKKNARTRLVVPNKGYSSLDQSPDEKPLVALDTDSDDDFDMSRYSSSGYSSAEQINQDLNIQLLKDGYRLDEIPDDEDLDLIPPKAVNPTCMCCQAAPSTACQIQ; encoded by the exons ATGATGGAAGAAATCGACAGGTTCCAAGTGCCTCCAGTCAACGGGGAGACTCAGCCTTTG GACCCAGCGGCATCCTCCACTTCGGAGGCAGACCCTGACAGCAA GGTAGAGACTGTGGCCATGAACTACAAGCCATCACCACTGCAAGTCCAAATAG AGAAACAGAGGGACCTTGCCAGGAAGGGATCAGTGAAGAATGGCACCGTGGGAAGTCCTGTCAATCAACAACCCAAGAAGAATGCCAGGACAAG GTTGGTGGTGCCAAACAAAGGTTACTCCTCTCTAGACCAGAGCCCAGATGAGAAACCCCTGGTAGCACTGGACACTGACAG TGACGATGACTTTGACATGTCCAGATACTCCTCATCAGGATACTCCTCAGCCGAG CAGATCAACCAGGACCTGAACATCCAGCTCCTAAAGGATGGGTACCGGCTTGATGAGATCCCAGATGACGAGGACCTGGATCTGATTCCCCCTAAAGCGGTTAACCCCACCTGCATGTGCTGCCAGGCTGCTCCCTCCACAGCCTGTCAAATCCAGTAG